The following are encoded together in the Pseudoalteromonas shioyasakiensis genome:
- a CDS encoding GGDEF domain-containing protein: protein MAIAQEKMTKVCIFLEHHALPPSPLNYQVVYTYVSQSNPKLNAAIDRAIAQRKTIDCVYVEQLYFDFIEQGHKMKTAIVRNVDSVINTLSRNASNNEQNIVRFADQVSDCVHSIDENNIEQTRHALKMLSKQSEVLLNQHRQFKQEIAKAKSLQEKTQKQLTQLRKQHITDQQTGLYKRHYLNQQTQLWVGQNKAVCAISIHIENLNHFIENYGDVIGEVILNKVAKQVQKYVQESGLPGRTSKDEFTILLADIEPETANLIAEKVRNGVEKLRFVSSKNGTKLPAITLALGIAKHEGDGDFNSLARKASLAAAKAKSLGQSSFIAGQ, encoded by the coding sequence ATGGCTATTGCTCAAGAAAAAATGACAAAGGTATGTATCTTTTTAGAACATCATGCATTACCGCCGTCACCACTTAACTACCAAGTTGTTTACACCTACGTAAGCCAATCTAACCCAAAACTTAACGCCGCTATTGACCGTGCTATCGCACAAAGAAAAACCATTGATTGTGTCTATGTAGAACAGCTTTATTTCGATTTTATAGAGCAAGGCCATAAAATGAAAACCGCCATTGTTCGTAACGTTGACTCAGTAATTAACACTCTTTCGCGTAATGCTAGCAATAACGAACAAAATATTGTGCGCTTTGCTGATCAAGTTAGTGACTGTGTGCATTCAATCGATGAAAACAATATTGAGCAAACGCGTCACGCATTAAAAATGCTTAGCAAGCAATCTGAAGTACTGCTCAACCAGCACCGTCAATTTAAGCAAGAAATAGCAAAAGCCAAATCACTGCAAGAAAAAACCCAAAAACAGCTCACTCAATTACGCAAACAACACATTACCGACCAACAAACTGGCTTATACAAGCGCCATTACTTAAATCAACAAACCCAACTCTGGGTCGGCCAAAATAAAGCAGTTTGTGCTATCTCTATTCACATTGAGAACCTAAACCATTTTATTGAAAACTATGGTGATGTCATTGGTGAGGTAATTTTAAATAAAGTCGCCAAGCAAGTGCAAAAATACGTACAAGAAAGCGGCTTACCTGGGCGCACAAGTAAAGATGAATTTACCATCTTACTTGCCGACATAGAGCCTGAGACAGCGAACTTAATTGCCGAAAAAGTACGAAATGGCGTAGAAAAGCTGCGCTTTGTCAGCTCAAAAAATGGCACCAAACTTCCTGCTATCACCCTAGCCCTAGGTATCGCTAAACATGAAGGTGATGGCGACTTTAACAGTTTAGCTCGTAAAGCCTCTTTAGCAGCCGCTAAAGCCAAGTCACTTGGACAAAGTAGTTTTATTGCCGGCCAATAA